TTTTTATTGGAATGATTGGATGTTATAAAGGATTTAATGCTTCAAACGGAACCGAAAGTGTTGGACAAGCAGCAAACTCAGCAGTAGTTACAGCATCATTAAGCATTTTTATTATTGATATGGTTGCCGTTCAAATAACCGATTTATTTTTTTAAAAATGGACAAAGAAAAACTACATAAAGAACCTAAAACAAAAGAAAAAAAGCAGACTCCAATTATTGAAATTAAAGATCTGCATAAAACTTTTGGAAAAGACAATAAGATATTAAAAGGCGTTAATCTGACTTTGAATAAAGGAGAAGATTTAGTCGTTTTAGGTCGTTCTGGATCTGGTAAATCAGTTACCATCAAATGTATTGTAGGATTGATTGAGCCAGATAAAGGAGAAATTAAAGTGTTTGATGAAAACGTACTCAACATTTCCAAAAAAGAACTGAATGAAATCAGAGTGAGGATTGGCTTTTTGTTTCAAAGCGGTGCATTATATGATTCCATGTCAGTTCGGGAAAATTTGGCTTTTACCTTAACCAAACACAAACGAGATTTAAGTGCTGACGAAATCGAAAATGAAGTAATGGAAGCGCTTGAAAATGTCGGTTTAGCTGATGCTATTGATAAAATGCCGTCAGAACTTTCAGGCGGTATGAGAAAAAGAATCGGCTTGGCGCGAACTTTAATCTTAAAACCAGAAATTATTTTATACGATGAACCTACAACAGGTTTAGACACTATAACATCAAGAGAAATCAGCGAATTGATACTTGATATTAAACACAAACAAAAAACATCTGCAATTATCATCACGCATGATATGGCTTGTGCAAAATTAACTGCCGATCGAATCATTGTTTTAAAAGACGGTGTCATACATGCCGAAGGAACTTACGAAGAATTAGAAAAAGACGAAGACGAATGGGTACGCTCATTTTTTGAATAAAGCAAAATAAAAAATAGAAATCATGGAAAAGCAATCGGGATATACTTGGAAATTAGGAATGTTTGTAACAATAGGTTTACTGCTTTTTATAATGGCCGTATATTTTATTGGAAAACAAAAAAACCTTTTCGGTTCAACCTTTCATATTACTTCTCAGTTTAAAACGGTCAGCGGTCTGGAAGTCGGAAATAATGTTCGTTTCTCCGGAATTAATGTTGGAACTGTCGAACAAATTCAATTAAAAAATGACTCCACTGTAATCGTGGTTTTGGTCATGAAAGAAGATGTCCGCAAATTTATTAAAACAGATGCAACAGCCAGCATTGGTTCAGACGGACTTATGGGCGATAAAGTTTTGACTATTTCTCCTGGTACAAAGTCACAGCAAATTATTGGAGACAATGGCGTAATAGCTTCTGTTGACGGAATTGAAATGCATGACATTATGAAAAGTGTTAAAAAGAGTGTCGATAATATCGGCGTAATTTCAGATGAAATAGCGATTTTCAGCCATAGTATGAATAATGGAAACGGAGCCCTTGCTCGTTTGGTTAAAGATGATAAAATGGCCAACAGCGTTTCGAATACTCTTTCGAACCTGGAGTCTGGTACAAAGGGTTTCAGCGATAATATGGAAGCAGCTAAAAGCAACTTTCTTCTAAGAGGTTACTACAAGAAAAAAGAGAAAGAAAAAGCAAAAAAACAAGAAGAAATAAAGGAGAAAAAAGAAGAACAACAAGAAAAAGCTGCTAAAGAAAAAGAAAAGAAAGAGAAAGAACAACAAGAGAAAGCTCAAAAAGAAAAAGAGGAAAAACAAAAACAGGAAGAAGCTAAAAAAGCTGAAACTGAAAAGAAATAATTTTCATTATAACATTGAAAGTTAAGATTTGGAAGTTGGAATTCCAAACCGTTTATAACGAACAGTTCTATATTACAACTTTTTAGTTTAAAATTCTGACAAAAATCTTCTATTTTTAATCAGCTGTTTTAAACAGCAAAAACTTACAATACATGCCTACTTCATTTAAACATACCGCCTTAAAAGTTTTAAAGATTACCGGAATTACAATTGCGGTAATCTTGTTTTTGCTATTTATAATTCCGATGTTGTTTCCTGGTAAAATTGCTTCGGAAGTAAAGAAAATTGCTAACGAACGATTGGATACCAAGTTGGATTTTACCAAATCTAAGCTTTCGTTTTTTACTCATTTCCCATCCCTCACTGTTTCTTTAGATAATTTGTCTTTAACGGGTTCTAAACCTTTCAGCAATGATACTTTATTGAAAGCTGATGAAGTTGCTTTCGGAATCAATTTACAACGTTTGATTTTTGACAATGAAGTCAAAATCAATAAACTCTATGTTTCTGATGCCTTAATTAATGTAATGGTAAACGAAAAAGGTCAAGCCAATTACAATATTTATGTGGCGCCAGAAGACCGAAAAGATGAAAAAGAAGATCCAAATGCTCCTGAAGAAGGAACCGCAATAAGATTAGAAAGAATCGATTTAAAAAACTGTCATGTAAAATACAATGATCGTTCCGCTAAAATCTTAGTTGATGCTAAAGGATTTAATTACGTTGGAAAAGGAAATTTAAGCGAAGATATTTTTGATCTGGCGACAGATGCCAGAATCGATAACTTAGATTTCTTTTATGATAGAACGGGTTATTTAAGGAGGAAAAAAGTACAAGCCGATTTAATTACCCGAATCAATACGCATTCGCTTTCGTTTATTCTTCAAAAAAATGAATTAAAAATCAATAAACTGCCTTTAAAATTTACTGGGTTATTTACCATTTTAAGAGACGGATACAAAATCAATATTAAAGCGGCTTCAGAGAATACAACTGTCAAAGATTTATTGTCTGTAATGCCTCCTGAATATTTGACTTGGCTAGAGAAAACAGAAATTTCGGGACGAAGTGACTTATTACTGACCTTTAAAGGAGATTACAATGTTCCTAAAAAACAAAAACCAAATTTAGCTTTCAATCTCAAAATTAATGAAGGCTCCGTTAATTACAAAGACGCACCTGTTCCATTAAAAGATTTTCAGATGGATCTAAATGCTATTCTTCCGTCTTTAGATACCGAACAACTTTTAGTAAATCTTAGAACCTTGAAATTTAAAGTGGGCGAAAAAGATTATTTCAATGCTTATCTGCACAGTAAAGGTTTAAGTGAAATGAACATCAATGCCAGTGTAAAAGGAGATCTAGATTTAGCTGTTGTTGATGCCGCACTAGGACTAAACAGTGTTGATTTAAAAGGAATTTTAAAAACGAATATACAAGCCAGAGGATTATTCAGCACTTCTAAAAAACTGTTTCCAAAAACGATTGGAGGCATCTCATTACGAAATGGCTGGCTGAAAACCGAATATTATCCAAACCCAATTACCAATATTACCTTTGTGGCTAATATGCTGAACAAAGCAGGAACTTTTCAGGATTTAATTGTGGCGGTCGCTCCTGCTTCTTTCACATTTGAAGGAAATCCAGTTTATGTAAATGCAACCTTATCTGACTTTAGTGATTTGGCTTATGATGCCAAAATTAAAGGCGAATTGAACGTAGGCAGAATTTATCAGGTTTTCTCTCAAAAAGGATTGGATCTAACGGGTTATGCCAAAGCCGATCTTTCGTTAAAAGGAAAACAAAGTTACGCCACGACTGGACAATATGATAAACTGGACAACAAAGGAACTTTGATTCTTAAAAATATAAAAGCAACTTCTGAATTATTCCCAAAAGCTTTTTTCATCAAACAGGGAAATTTCCGTTTTCAGAATGAGAAAATGTGGTTTGAGAAATTTAATGCTTCTTACGGAAAATCTGATTTTGATATTAACGGTTATCTTCTAAATACGATCAATTACTTTTTAGAATCTAACGGAACTTTAAGCGGTAATTTCAACTTAAAATCAAAACTGATCAATGTGGATGAATTTATGGCGCTTGAAGAAGGAGAAAATAAAGATCAAAAGACTGAAATTGAATATGCAAAAGAAGATCATCCAAAAATGAGCGGTGTTGTTATGATTCCGAAAAATTTAAATGTCTCTTTAACGGCAAATGCAGATAAAATCGAATACAACGGACTTATTTTCAATAAATTATCAGGAAAAATTGGTGTAAAAAAAGAAGGATTTTACTTAGAAAACACTACCTTTAATATCATTGACTGTATTTTAGGAATTAATGCCTCGTATAAAGACGAATCGCCTACAGCAGCACATTTTGACGCACACTTTACGGCAAAAGATTTTGATGTGCAGAGAGCATACAAAGAAATTCCGATGTTTCATGAGATGGTTACTGCAGCCGAAAAAGCCCACGGAATCGTTTCTGTCGACTATAAAATTAAAGGCGACTTAGACGGAAATATGAGCCCAATTTATGAATCTCTGCAAGGTGGCGGTACTTTGAATCTACGCGATGTAAAAATTAAAGGCCTAAAATTATTTGACGGAATTAGCTCTAAAACAGGACAAAATGGTTTGAATAATCCTGATATGAAAGGAATTGAAGTCAAATCAACAATAGATAAAAACCTAATTAATATTGAGCCATTTACCTTTACTGTAGCCAGCTTTAGGCCTACAATAAAAGGAACTACAAGCTTTGACGGACTTTTGGATCTTAAAATGCGTCTTGGACTTCCTCTTTGGGGAATTATTGGATTTCCAATTGTCATTACTGGAACTCATGAAGCTCCAAAAATTAAAATCTTCAGCAAAACTGGGCAAGAAATTAATCCTGCAGTTTATGATGAAAAACATAATAAAGTGATTCGCAAAGAAAAAGTAAGTAAACCCAAAGCAAAATCATAATGAAATCGAAATCACAACATAATAATAGTGCATTCGAAAAGTTTGCTACAAAAGTTTCTAAAGCTGCAGGAAGCACAACGGCTTTCATAAGTGCCTTTATTATAGTTGTAGCTTGGGCAGTTTCAGGGCCTATTTTCGATTATTCAGAAACTTGGCAGTTAGTTATTAATACGGGAACAACCATTATTACTTTCTTGATGGTTTTCTTAATTCAGAAAGCCCAAAATAAAGATTCACTTGCCATT
This portion of the Flavobacterium panacagri genome encodes:
- a CDS encoding ABC transporter ATP-binding protein, encoding MDKEKLHKEPKTKEKKQTPIIEIKDLHKTFGKDNKILKGVNLTLNKGEDLVVLGRSGSGKSVTIKCIVGLIEPDKGEIKVFDENVLNISKKELNEIRVRIGFLFQSGALYDSMSVRENLAFTLTKHKRDLSADEIENEVMEALENVGLADAIDKMPSELSGGMRKRIGLARTLILKPEIILYDEPTTGLDTITSREISELILDIKHKQKTSAIIITHDMACAKLTADRIIVLKDGVIHAEGTYEELEKDEDEWVRSFFE
- a CDS encoding MlaD family protein, whose product is MEKQSGYTWKLGMFVTIGLLLFIMAVYFIGKQKNLFGSTFHITSQFKTVSGLEVGNNVRFSGINVGTVEQIQLKNDSTVIVVLVMKEDVRKFIKTDATASIGSDGLMGDKVLTISPGTKSQQIIGDNGVIASVDGIEMHDIMKSVKKSVDNIGVISDEIAIFSHSMNNGNGALARLVKDDKMANSVSNTLSNLESGTKGFSDNMEAAKSNFLLRGYYKKKEKEKAKKQEEIKEKKEEQQEKAAKEKEKKEKEQQEKAQKEKEEKQKQEEAKKAETEKK
- a CDS encoding AsmA-like C-terminal region-containing protein, with the protein product MPTSFKHTALKVLKITGITIAVILFLLFIIPMLFPGKIASEVKKIANERLDTKLDFTKSKLSFFTHFPSLTVSLDNLSLTGSKPFSNDTLLKADEVAFGINLQRLIFDNEVKINKLYVSDALINVMVNEKGQANYNIYVAPEDRKDEKEDPNAPEEGTAIRLERIDLKNCHVKYNDRSAKILVDAKGFNYVGKGNLSEDIFDLATDARIDNLDFFYDRTGYLRRKKVQADLITRINTHSLSFILQKNELKINKLPLKFTGLFTILRDGYKINIKAASENTTVKDLLSVMPPEYLTWLEKTEISGRSDLLLTFKGDYNVPKKQKPNLAFNLKINEGSVNYKDAPVPLKDFQMDLNAILPSLDTEQLLVNLRTLKFKVGEKDYFNAYLHSKGLSEMNINASVKGDLDLAVVDAALGLNSVDLKGILKTNIQARGLFSTSKKLFPKTIGGISLRNGWLKTEYYPNPITNITFVANMLNKAGTFQDLIVAVAPASFTFEGNPVYVNATLSDFSDLAYDAKIKGELNVGRIYQVFSQKGLDLTGYAKADLSLKGKQSYATTGQYDKLDNKGTLILKNIKATSELFPKAFFIKQGNFRFQNEKMWFEKFNASYGKSDFDINGYLLNTINYFLESNGTLSGNFNLKSKLINVDEFMALEEGENKDQKTEIEYAKEDHPKMSGVVMIPKNLNVSLTANADKIEYNGLIFNKLSGKIGVKKEGFYLENTTFNIIDCILGINASYKDESPTAAHFDAHFTAKDFDVQRAYKEIPMFHEMVTAAEKAHGIVSVDYKIKGDLDGNMSPIYESLQGGGTLNLRDVKIKGLKLFDGISSKTGQNGLNNPDMKGIEVKSTIDKNLINIEPFTFTVASFRPTIKGTTSFDGLLDLKMRLGLPLWGIIGFPIVITGTHEAPKIKIFSKTGQEINPAVYDEKHNKVIRKEKVSKPKAKS